The following proteins come from a genomic window of Pseudomonas sp. WJP1:
- a CDS encoding tetratricopeptide repeat protein, with translation MIESLEKMLAKGVDNSLLRFGLGKGYLDLGDNAKAVEHFQRCVEIDPKYSAAWKLLGKAHLALADFAAARQAWEKGLEAAQNHGDKQAEKEMTVFLKKLDRQAH, from the coding sequence ATGATCGAATCCCTGGAAAAAATGCTCGCCAAGGGTGTGGATAACTCATTGCTGCGCTTCGGCCTGGGCAAGGGTTACCTGGATCTTGGGGATAACGCCAAGGCAGTCGAGCATTTCCAGCGCTGCGTCGAGATTGATCCGAAGTATTCGGCTGCCTGGAAGCTGTTGGGCAAGGCTCATCTGGCGCTGGCGGATTTTGCAGCGGCGCGACAAGCCTGGGAGAAAGGCCTGGAAGCCGCCCAAAACCACGGCGATAAACAGGCCGAAAAGGAAATGACAGTGTTTCTGAAGAAGCTCGACCGTCAGGCGCACTGA
- the trkA gene encoding Trk system potassium transporter TrkA, with protein MKIIILGAGQVGGSLAEHLASEANDITVVDTDGERLRDLGDRLDIRTVQGRGSLPSILRQAGADDADMLVAVTSSDETNMVACQVAHTLFHTPTKIARVREAAYLTRNELFDNEAIPVDVLISPEQVVTNYIKRLIQHPGALQVIDFAEGKAQLVAVRAYYGGPLVGQQLRQLREHMPNVETRVAAIFRRDRPILPQGDTVIEADDEVFFIAARANIRAVMSEMRRLDETYKRIVIAGGGQIGERLAEAIESRYQVKIIEMNPARCRHLSDNLDSTVVLQGSASDRDLLLEENIADADIFLALTNDDEANIMSSLLAKRLGAKKVMTIINNPAYVDLIQGGDIDIAISPQLATIGTLLAHVRRGDIVSVHSLRRGAAEAIEAIAHGDAKSSKVIGKAIENIGLPPGTTIGAIIRDEEVIIAHDDTVIAAGDHVILFLVDKKHIRDVEKLFHVGLSFF; from the coding sequence ATGAAAATCATCATCCTTGGAGCGGGGCAGGTCGGCGGTTCGCTGGCGGAGCACCTGGCAAGCGAAGCGAATGACATTACCGTGGTCGACACCGATGGCGAACGCCTGCGCGACCTCGGTGACCGGCTGGACATCCGCACGGTACAAGGTCGCGGTTCGCTACCCAGCATTCTGCGCCAGGCCGGTGCCGACGATGCCGACATGCTGGTCGCCGTGACCAGCAGTGATGAAACCAACATGGTGGCCTGCCAGGTTGCCCACACCCTGTTTCATACACCGACCAAGATCGCCCGCGTCCGTGAAGCGGCGTACCTGACCCGCAACGAGCTGTTCGACAACGAAGCGATCCCGGTGGATGTGCTGATCAGCCCCGAGCAAGTGGTCACCAACTACATCAAGCGCCTGATCCAGCATCCGGGCGCCTTGCAGGTGATCGACTTCGCCGAGGGCAAGGCACAGTTGGTCGCGGTGCGGGCCTACTACGGCGGGCCACTGGTGGGTCAGCAACTGCGCCAGCTGCGTGAGCACATGCCGAACGTCGAAACCCGCGTGGCGGCGATTTTCCGTCGCGACCGGCCGATCCTGCCCCAGGGCGATACGGTGATCGAAGCGGACGACGAAGTGTTTTTCATCGCCGCACGGGCAAACATTCGGGCGGTCATGAGTGAAATGCGCCGTCTTGACGAGACCTACAAGCGCATCGTCATCGCCGGTGGCGGGCAAATCGGCGAACGCCTGGCCGAAGCCATTGAAAGCCGTTACCAGGTGAAGATCATCGAGATGAACCCGGCACGCTGCCGCCATCTCTCGGACAACCTCGACAGCACCGTGGTGTTGCAGGGCAGCGCCTCCGACCGCGACCTGTTGCTGGAAGAGAACATCGCCGACGCCGACATCTTCCTGGCCCTGACCAACGACGACGAAGCCAACATCATGTCATCGCTGCTGGCCAAGCGCCTGGGGGCGAAGAAGGTGATGACCATCATCAACAACCCGGCCTACGTCGACCTGATCCAGGGCGGCGATATCGACATCGCCATCAGCCCGCAACTGGCGACCATCGGCACCTTGCTGGCTCACGTGCGTCGTGGCGATATCGTCAGCGTACACTCATTGCGCCGCGGTGCGGCTGAAGCCATCGAGGCCATTGCCCATGGCGATGCGAAATCGAGCAAGGTGATCGGCAAGGCCATCGAGAATATCGGCTTGCCGCCTGGCACCACCATTGGCGCCATTATTCGCGATGAAGAGGTGATTATCGCGCACGATGACACCGTGATCGCCGCCGGTGACCATGTGATCCTGTTCCTTGTGGATAAAAAGCATATTCGCGATGTGGAAAAGCTGTTCCATGTCGGATTGAGTTTTTTCTGA
- the rsmB gene encoding 16S rRNA (cytosine(967)-C(5))-methyltransferase RsmB: protein MNPRLAAAKALAAVLNGKASLNSSLPTQLDKVEDRDRGFTQDLAFGTARWQPRLSALAAKLLQKPFKAADADVEALLLVGLYQLLYTRVPPHAAIGETVGCADKLKKPWAKALLNAVLRRAQRESETLLSELEHDPVVRTAHPRWLQKSLKAFWPEQWEAICAANNAHPPMILRVNRRHHSREAYLGLLGEAGIAANACVYSRDGIILEAAADVRSLPGFAEGWISVQDEAAQLAADLLDLAPGQRVLDACCAPGGKTCHILEAEPKLAGVVAVDLEAKRLVRVRENLERLKLSAELIAADGRDTATWWDGKPFQRILLDAPCSATGVIRRHPDIKLTRQADDIAALALLQGELLDALWMTLEVGGILLYATCSTLPTENTEVIEAFLARTPGARELDLATTAGIKQPHGRQLLAQEGGHDGFYYAKLIKIAAARG from the coding sequence ATGAACCCGCGTCTGGCCGCCGCCAAGGCACTCGCCGCTGTCCTGAACGGCAAAGCTTCGCTCAACAGTTCACTGCCGACGCAACTGGACAAGGTCGAAGACCGTGATCGCGGCTTCACCCAGGATCTGGCGTTTGGCACCGCTCGCTGGCAACCGCGCTTGTCGGCGCTGGCGGCCAAGCTGCTGCAGAAACCGTTCAAGGCTGCCGACGCCGATGTCGAAGCGCTGTTGCTGGTCGGTCTCTACCAACTGCTCTACACCCGCGTCCCGCCGCACGCTGCGATCGGCGAAACCGTGGGTTGCGCCGACAAGCTGAAAAAGCCCTGGGCCAAGGCCTTGCTCAACGCGGTACTGCGCCGCGCGCAACGGGAAAGCGAGACCCTGCTGAGCGAACTGGAACACGACCCCGTCGTGCGTACCGCTCACCCGCGCTGGCTGCAAAAGTCGCTCAAAGCCTTCTGGCCCGAGCAGTGGGAAGCCATTTGCGCGGCGAATAACGCGCACCCGCCGATGATCCTGCGGGTCAACCGCCGTCATCACAGCCGTGAGGCCTACCTTGGCCTGCTCGGTGAAGCGGGTATCGCCGCCAATGCATGCGTTTACAGCCGCGACGGGATCATCCTTGAGGCAGCCGCCGACGTGCGCAGCCTGCCAGGCTTCGCCGAAGGCTGGATCAGCGTGCAGGACGAAGCGGCACAACTGGCTGCCGATTTGCTGGACCTGGCGCCGGGCCAACGCGTGCTCGATGCCTGCTGCGCACCCGGTGGCAAGACCTGCCACATCCTCGAAGCCGAACCCAAGCTGGCCGGTGTCGTCGCGGTGGACCTTGAAGCCAAGCGCCTGGTGCGGGTACGCGAGAACCTCGAACGCCTGAAACTGAGTGCCGAACTGATCGCCGCCGACGGCCGCGACACTGCAACGTGGTGGGACGGAAAGCCCTTCCAGCGCATCCTCCTCGATGCACCGTGCTCGGCCACCGGCGTGATTCGCCGTCACCCGGACATCAAGCTGACTCGCCAGGCCGATGACATTGCCGCGCTGGCGTTGCTGCAAGGCGAACTGCTGGACGCCCTGTGGATGACACTGGAAGTCGGCGGCATCCTGCTCTACGCCACCTGTTCCACACTGCCGACCGAGAACACCGAAGTGATCGAGGCTTTCCTCGCCCGCACCCCGGGTGCCCGCGAACTGGACCTGGCCACGACGGCCGGGATCAAACAGCCCCATGGCCGGCAATTGCTCGCCCAGGAAGGCGGCCACGACGGTTTCTACTACGCCAAGCTGATCAAGATCGCCGCCGCACGCGGTTAA
- the fmt gene encoding methionyl-tRNA formyltransferase: MTEPLRIVFAGTPEFAAEHLKALLDSPYEIVAVYTQPDRPAGRGQKLMPSPVKQLALENNIVVLQPPTLRNADAQAELAALKPDLMVVVAYGLILPQVVLDIPRLGCINSHASLLPRWRGAAPIQRAVEAGDSESGVTVMRMEAGLDTGPMLLKVITPISAQDTGGSLHDRLAEMGPPAVLQAIAGLAAGTLEGEVQDDSLATYAHKLNKDEARIDWSRPAVELERLVRAFNPWPITHSTLNGEALKVLAANLAEGKGAPGEILGASKDGLIVACGQQALCLTRLQLPGGKALNFSDLFNSRREKFAIGTVLGQAVDAQ, from the coding sequence ATGACTGAGCCACTGCGCATTGTCTTTGCCGGCACCCCGGAATTCGCCGCCGAACACCTCAAGGCCCTGCTCGACAGCCCTTACGAGATCGTTGCGGTCTACACCCAGCCGGATCGCCCGGCGGGGCGTGGGCAAAAGCTGATGCCGAGCCCGGTCAAGCAACTGGCCCTTGAAAACAATATCGTGGTGTTGCAACCCCCGACCTTGCGCAATGCCGACGCCCAGGCCGAACTGGCCGCACTGAAGCCGGACCTGATGGTGGTGGTTGCCTACGGCCTGATCCTGCCGCAGGTGGTGCTGGATATTCCGCGCCTGGGCTGCATCAACAGTCACGCCTCCCTGCTGCCTCGCTGGCGCGGTGCGGCGCCGATCCAGCGCGCCGTCGAAGCCGGCGACAGTGAAAGCGGGGTGACGGTGATGCGCATGGAAGCCGGCCTCGACACCGGGCCGATGCTGCTCAAAGTCATCACGCCGATCAGCGCCCAGGACACCGGTGGCAGCCTGCACGACCGCCTGGCCGAAATGGGTCCGCCCGCCGTGCTCCAGGCGATTGCCGGTCTCGCCGCCGGAACGCTGGAAGGTGAAGTACAGGACGACAGCCTGGCCACCTACGCACACAAATTGAACAAGGACGAGGCGCGCATCGACTGGTCGCGGCCAGCGGTTGAGCTGGAGCGTCTGGTTCGCGCCTTCAACCCTTGGCCGATCACCCACAGCACACTGAACGGCGAAGCGTTGAAAGTGCTGGCGGCGAACCTGGCCGAAGGGAAGGGCGCACCGGGTGAAATCCTCGGCGCCAGCAAGGACGGGCTGATCGTTGCCTGCGGTCAGCAGGCCCTGTGCCTGACCCGCCTGCAATTGCCCGGTGGCAAGGCGTTGAACTTCAGCGACCTGTTCAACAGCCGTCGTGAGAAATTCGCCATCGGCACCGTCCTCGGTCAAGCGGTGGACGCTCAATGA
- the def gene encoding peptide deformylase, producing the protein MAILNILEFPDPRLRTIAKTVTVVDDEVRQLVDDMFETMYEAPGIGLAATQVNVHKRIVVMDLSEDRTEPRVFINPEFEPLTDEMEQYQEGCLSVPGFYENVDRPQKVKVKALDRDGQPYELIAEGLLAVCIQHECDHLNGKLFVDYLSTLKRDRIKKKLEKLHRQNA; encoded by the coding sequence ATGGCCATTTTAAACATCCTCGAATTCCCTGACCCTCGCCTGCGTACGATCGCCAAGACAGTGACCGTAGTGGACGACGAAGTGCGTCAGCTGGTCGATGATATGTTTGAAACAATGTATGAAGCGCCAGGCATCGGCCTCGCCGCGACCCAGGTCAACGTGCACAAACGTATCGTCGTGATGGACCTCTCCGAAGACCGCACCGAACCGCGGGTGTTCATCAACCCCGAGTTCGAGCCCCTGACCGACGAGATGGAGCAATACCAGGAAGGCTGCCTCTCGGTGCCGGGTTTCTACGAAAACGTCGATCGCCCGCAGAAGGTCAAGGTCAAGGCTCTGGACCGCGATGGCCAACCGTACGAACTGATCGCCGAAGGCCTGCTCGCCGTTTGCATCCAGCACGAATGCGACCACCTCAACGGCAAATTGTTCGTCGACTACCTGTCCACGCTCAAACGCGACCGTATCAAGAAGAAACTGGAAAAACTTCACCGCCAGAACGCTTGA
- a CDS encoding LysM peptidoglycan-binding domain-containing protein, translated as MRKSLLALLLLASAGFAHGQVQLREGFPQQYTVATGDTLWDISGKYLREPWQWPQLWQANPQVENPNLIYPGDTLSLVYVNGQPRLTLNRGASRGTIKLSPRVRSSPVADAIPSIPLKAINSFLLSNRIVDKAEEFDKAPYIVAGDAERVLSGTGDRIFARGHFDPAQPVYGIFRQGKVYTDPQTQEFLGINADDIGAGEIVATEGDVATLALQRTTQEVRLGDRLFSGEERSINSTFMPSAPDTQVNGLIIDVPRGVTQIGALDVVTLNKGQRDGLAEGNVLVVMKTGETVRDRITGQPLKIPDERAGLLMVFRTYDKLSYGVVLNASRSLAVLDKVQNP; from the coding sequence ATGAGGAAATCACTACTCGCCTTGCTGCTTCTGGCCTCGGCAGGTTTTGCGCACGGTCAAGTGCAACTTCGGGAGGGTTTTCCACAGCAGTACACCGTGGCGACGGGCGACACACTCTGGGACATATCGGGAAAATACCTGCGTGAGCCGTGGCAGTGGCCGCAACTATGGCAGGCCAATCCACAGGTTGAAAATCCGAATCTCATCTACCCCGGCGACACGCTATCGCTGGTCTACGTCAACGGCCAGCCGCGCCTGACCCTCAATCGCGGCGCCTCGCGCGGCACCATCAAGCTTTCGCCACGGGTGCGCAGCAGTCCGGTGGCCGACGCGATCCCGAGCATCCCGCTGAAAGCGATCAACAGCTTTTTGCTGAGCAACCGCATCGTCGACAAGGCCGAGGAGTTCGACAAGGCACCTTATATCGTTGCCGGTGATGCCGAGCGCGTGCTCAGCGGCACAGGCGACCGCATCTTCGCCCGCGGCCACTTCGACCCGGCCCAGCCGGTGTACGGCATCTTCCGCCAGGGCAAGGTCTACACCGATCCGCAGACCCAGGAGTTCCTGGGCATCAACGCCGATGACATTGGCGCGGGCGAGATCGTCGCCACCGAAGGCGACGTCGCGACCCTGGCGCTGCAACGGACGACCCAGGAGGTGCGCCTCGGCGACCGCCTGTTCAGCGGCGAGGAACGCTCGATCAATTCGACCTTCATGCCCAGCGCGCCCGACACCCAGGTCAACGGCCTGATCATCGATGTACCGCGCGGGGTCACGCAGATCGGTGCGCTGGACGTGGTCACCTTGAACAAGGGGCAACGCGACGGCCTGGCCGAAGGGAATGTCCTGGTGGTCATGAAAACCGGCGAAACCGTGCGCGACCGGATCACCGGCCAACCATTGAAAATTCCGGATGAACGCGCCGGCCTGCTGATGGTTTTTCGCACCTACGACAAGCTCAGCTATGGGGTGGTGCTCAATGCCTCACGTTCTTTGGCCGTGCTGGACAAGGTGCAGAATCCTTAG
- the dprA gene encoding DNA-processing protein DprA: protein MSIPAVTSVSPAELEARLRLHRLPELGPARFRKLLEAFGSASKAISAPASAWRALGLPQVCGEARRAPEVRDGASHALAWIERQDQHLLMWDQPDYPALLAQISDAPPLLFVAGDPQILEKPQLAMVGSRRASRPGMDTAAAFSRSLAGAGFVITSGLALGIDAAAHQAALDVGGRTVGVLGTGLENFYPQRNRKLADAMIASGSAVLSEFPLDAAPSAANFPRRNRIISGLSLGVLVVEASVASGSLITARLAAEQGREVYAIPGSIHHPGARGCHQLIRDGAVLVETIEHILEALRGWQQLPFSTDTPAAATSHPLLKLLHASPQTSEALADASGWTLPKVLATLTELEMDGRAVCENGRWFARVS, encoded by the coding sequence ATGTCGATACCAGCTGTTACATCGGTTTCCCCTGCGGAACTGGAAGCGCGTCTACGTCTGCACCGTCTGCCGGAACTCGGCCCGGCGCGTTTCAGGAAATTGCTGGAAGCCTTCGGTTCGGCGTCCAAGGCCATCAGCGCACCGGCCAGTGCGTGGCGAGCATTGGGCTTGCCGCAGGTCTGTGGCGAGGCCAGGCGCGCCCCTGAAGTTCGTGACGGTGCCAGCCATGCATTGGCCTGGATAGAGCGCCAGGACCAGCATTTACTGATGTGGGACCAGCCCGATTACCCGGCGCTGCTGGCGCAAATCAGCGACGCGCCGCCGTTGCTGTTCGTGGCAGGCGATCCGCAGATCCTGGAAAAACCACAACTGGCGATGGTCGGCAGCCGTCGTGCTTCACGGCCAGGCATGGACACCGCCGCCGCCTTTTCCCGCAGCCTGGCCGGTGCCGGGTTCGTCATCACCAGCGGTCTGGCCCTGGGAATCGATGCCGCCGCGCATCAGGCGGCACTGGATGTCGGCGGGCGAACGGTGGGGGTACTTGGCACGGGGCTTGAAAATTTTTATCCACAGCGCAATCGGAAGCTGGCGGACGCCATGATCGCGTCGGGCAGCGCGGTGCTCTCGGAGTTTCCGCTGGACGCCGCTCCCAGCGCCGCCAACTTTCCCCGACGCAACCGGATCATCAGCGGCTTGTCCCTGGGCGTGCTGGTGGTTGAAGCCAGCGTTGCCAGCGGTTCGTTGATCACGGCCAGGCTGGCGGCGGAACAGGGGCGCGAGGTGTATGCGATTCCAGGTTCGATTCATCATCCAGGCGCTCGCGGTTGCCATCAGTTGATCCGCGACGGCGCCGTATTGGTGGAAACCATCGAGCATATCCTCGAAGCCTTGCGCGGCTGGCAGCAGCTACCGTTTTCCACAGATACACCCGCGGCTGCAACGAGCCATCCGCTGTTGAAGCTGCTCCATGCCAGCCCGCAAACCAGTGAAGCGCTGGCCGATGCCAGCGGTTGGACCTTGCCCAAGGTCCTGGCGACGTTGACGGAGCTGGAAATGGACGGCCGCGCTGTCTGCGAAAACGGGCGCTGGTTTGCGCGGGTAAGCTAG
- a CDS encoding L-threonylcarbamoyladenylate synthase: MVNSWRVQQAARAIRAGAVIAYPTEAVWGLGCDPWDEEAVDRLLLIKGRSVDKGLILVADNIRQFDFLFEDFPELWMDRMASTWPGPNTWLVPHQNMLPQWITGVHETVALRVSDHPQVRDLCALVGPLVSTSANPQGRPAARTRIRVEQYFRGQVDLVLGGNLGGRKNPSVIRDLATGHVVRPD, translated from the coding sequence ATGGTCAACAGTTGGCGTGTGCAGCAAGCCGCACGAGCTATTCGCGCAGGGGCGGTGATTGCCTACCCAACCGAAGCAGTCTGGGGGCTGGGTTGCGACCCGTGGGATGAAGAGGCAGTGGATCGTTTGCTGCTGATCAAGGGGCGGTCTGTGGACAAGGGCCTGATCCTGGTCGCCGACAATATCCGCCAGTTCGACTTCCTCTTCGAAGACTTCCCCGAGCTGTGGATGGACCGCATGGCCAGTACCTGGCCGGGGCCGAACACCTGGCTGGTGCCGCATCAGAACATGTTGCCGCAGTGGATTACCGGCGTGCATGAAACGGTGGCGTTGCGGGTCAGCGATCACCCGCAGGTACGGGATCTGTGCGCACTGGTCGGGCCGCTGGTGTCGACCTCCGCCAACCCACAGGGCCGGCCGGCGGCGCGCACGCGGATTCGCGTGGAGCAGTATTTCCGTGGCCAGGTTGATCTGGTGCTGGGTGGGAACCTGGGTGGGCGCAAGAACCCGAGTGTTATCCGGGATCTGGCGACCGGGCATGTTGTGCGTCCGGACTGA
- a CDS encoding NADPH:quinone reductase codes for MAKRIQFRTHGGPEVLEYVDYQPAEPAPQQVRVTNKAIGLNFIDTYYRSGLYPPPSLPSGVGSEGAGVVEAVGSEVTRFKVGDRVAYGSGPLGAYSEVHVLPEANLVHLPDAISFEQAAGVMLKGLTVQYLLRQTYELKGGETILFHAAAGGVGSLACQWARALGVKLIGTVSSAQKAALAKANGAWATIDYSHENVAQRVLELTDGKKVPVVYDGVGKDTWLTSLDCAAPRGLVVSFGNASGAVDGVNLGILAGKGSLYVTRPTLATYANNAENLQRMADELFEMIISGKLNVDISQRYPLADAAKAQTELSARRTTGSVILLP; via the coding sequence ATGGCAAAGCGTATCCAGTTCCGTACCCATGGTGGCCCCGAAGTACTCGAGTATGTGGATTACCAGCCCGCCGAGCCCGCCCCGCAGCAGGTCCGCGTGACCAACAAGGCCATCGGCCTGAACTTCATCGACACCTATTACCGCAGCGGTCTCTATCCGCCACCGTCCCTGCCATCGGGTGTCGGTTCGGAAGGCGCGGGCGTGGTCGAGGCGGTTGGCAGCGAAGTGACCCGGTTCAAGGTCGGCGATCGCGTGGCTTACGGCAGCGGCCCGTTGGGTGCCTACAGCGAGGTTCACGTCTTGCCCGAGGCCAACCTGGTGCACCTTCCGGACGCCATCAGTTTCGAACAGGCCGCCGGGGTGATGCTCAAGGGCCTGACCGTGCAATACCTGCTGCGCCAGACCTATGAACTCAAGGGTGGCGAAACCATCCTGTTCCACGCCGCTGCCGGTGGCGTCGGTTCCCTGGCCTGCCAATGGGCCAGGGCCTTGGGCGTGAAGTTGATCGGCACCGTGAGCTCGGCGCAGAAAGCCGCACTGGCCAAGGCCAATGGTGCCTGGGCGACCATCGACTACAGCCATGAAAACGTCGCACAGCGCGTACTGGAATTGACCGACGGCAAAAAAGTCCCGGTGGTGTACGACGGCGTTGGCAAGGACACCTGGCTGACCTCTCTCGACTGCGCGGCCCCCCGCGGACTGGTCGTGAGCTTCGGCAATGCATCCGGGGCGGTGGACGGGGTTAACCTGGGGATTCTGGCGGGGAAAGGCTCGCTGTACGTCACCCGGCCGACGCTGGCGACCTACGCCAACAACGCCGAGAACCTGCAGCGCATGGCCGATGAGCTGTTCGAGATGATCATCAGCGGCAAGCTGAACGTGGACATCAGCCAGCGTTATCCACTGGCTGACGCCGCGAAGGCGCAGACCGAGTTGTCGGCGCGGCGTACCACGGGTTCGGTCATTTTGTTGCCTTAA
- the hemF gene encoding oxygen-dependent coproporphyrinogen oxidase produces MTTRTEAVKAYLLDLQDRICAALEAEDGGTRFVEDAWTRPAGGGGRTRVVENGAVIEKGGVNFSHVFGSGLPPSASAHRPELAGRGFEALGVSLVIHPHNPHVPTSHANVRFFIAEKEGEEPVWWFGGGFDLTPYYGNEEDCVHWHRVAEQACAPFGADVYPRYKAWCDSYFHIKHRHEPRGIGGLFFDDLNEWDFDTSFAFMRAIGDAYIEAYLPIVQRRKNDAYTAKQREFQEFRRGRYVEFNLVYDRGTLFGLQSGGRTESILMSLPPQVRWGYDWKAEPGSEEARLTEYFLQDRDWLAKA; encoded by the coding sequence ATGACTACCCGCACCGAGGCCGTAAAAGCCTACCTGCTCGATCTGCAAGACCGTATTTGTGCTGCCCTGGAGGCCGAAGACGGCGGCACGCGCTTCGTCGAAGACGCCTGGACCCGGCCTGCCGGCGGTGGCGGGCGCACACGAGTGGTCGAAAATGGCGCGGTCATCGAAAAGGGCGGCGTCAACTTTTCCCACGTCTTCGGCAGTGGTTTGCCACCGTCGGCCAGCGCCCATCGGCCGGAACTGGCCGGGCGTGGCTTCGAGGCGCTGGGCGTGTCGCTGGTGATCCACCCGCACAACCCGCATGTACCGACTTCCCACGCCAACGTGCGGTTTTTCATCGCCGAAAAGGAAGGTGAAGAGCCGGTCTGGTGGTTTGGCGGCGGCTTCGACCTGACGCCGTACTACGGCAATGAAGAAGATTGCGTGCACTGGCACCGAGTTGCCGAGCAGGCCTGTGCGCCGTTCGGTGCGGATGTCTACCCGCGTTACAAGGCCTGGTGCGACAGCTACTTCCACATCAAGCATCGCCACGAACCTCGGGGCATCGGTGGATTGTTTTTCGATGACCTGAACGAGTGGGACTTCGACACCAGCTTCGCTTTCATGCGTGCCATCGGCGACGCCTACATCGAGGCGTATCTGCCGATCGTGCAGCGCCGCAAAAACGACGCTTATACCGCCAAGCAGCGCGAGTTCCAGGAGTTCCGTCGTGGCCGTTACGTCGAATTCAACCTGGTCTACGACCGTGGCACCCTGTTCGGCCTGCAATCGGGTGGCCGTACCGAGTCGATCCTCATGTCGCTGCCGCCGCAAGTACGCTGGGGTTACGACTGGAAAGCCGAACCTGGCAGCGAAGAAGCACGCCTGACTGAATATTTCCTGCAAGACCGCGATTGGTTGGCCAAGGCCTGA
- the aroE gene encoding shikimate dehydrogenase has protein sequence MDRYVVFGNPIGHSKSPLIHRLFAEQTGQKLDYSTSLAPLDDFSGCARAFFLEGRGANVTVPFKEDAYRLADSLTARAQRAGAVNTLSKLDDGSLLGDNTDGAGLVRDLTVNAGFSLKGKRILLLGAGGAVRGALEPLLAEQPASVVIANRTVDKAELLAELFCDLGPVSASGYDWLQESVDLIINATSASLSGDVPPIASSLIEPGKTLCYDMMYGKEPTSFCRWASEHGAAVSMDGLGMLAEQAAEAFFLWRGVRPDTAPVLAELRRQLAA, from the coding sequence ATGGACCGTTACGTCGTATTCGGTAACCCGATTGGCCACAGTAAATCTCCGTTGATTCATCGACTGTTCGCCGAGCAGACCGGGCAGAAACTCGACTACAGCACTTCGCTGGCGCCGCTCGATGATTTTTCCGGCTGTGCCCGGGCGTTTTTCCTCGAAGGCCGTGGCGCGAATGTGACGGTACCGTTCAAGGAAGACGCTTATCGCCTGGCCGACAGCCTGACGGCACGGGCGCAACGGGCCGGCGCGGTCAATACCCTGAGCAAACTGGACGATGGCAGCCTGCTGGGCGATAACACCGACGGTGCGGGTCTGGTACGGGACCTGACGGTCAATGCCGGTTTCAGCCTCAAGGGCAAGCGCATCCTGCTGCTCGGTGCCGGCGGCGCAGTGCGCGGTGCGCTGGAACCGTTGTTGGCCGAGCAGCCGGCATCGGTGGTCATTGCCAACCGTACGGTGGACAAGGCCGAGTTGCTGGCCGAACTGTTCTGCGACCTGGGCCCGGTATCGGCCAGTGGTTATGACTGGCTGCAAGAGTCGGTAGACCTGATCATCAATGCCACGTCCGCGAGCCTGTCAGGTGATGTCCCGCCGATTGCCAGCAGCCTGATCGAACCGGGTAAGACCCTTTGCTACGACATGATGTACGGCAAGGAGCCGACCTCGTTTTGCCGTTGGGCCAGCGAACATGGCGCGGCGGTGTCGATGGATGGGCTGGGGATGTTGGCTGAGCAGGCGGCGGAAGCCTTCTTCCTGTGGCGCGGGGTGCGTCCGGATACGGCGCCGGTGTTGGCGGAGTTGCGCCGGCAATTGGCCGCATAA